In Pelosinus sp. IPA-1, a single genomic region encodes these proteins:
- the fabD gene encoding ACP S-malonyltransferase yields MKKIAFVFPGQGSQSIGMGKELYERFPVAKAVFDAADEALGFSITNMCFNGPEDELRKTVNTQPAILTVSIALYQVLKENGLTPNIVAGHSLGEYSALVAAGALSFSDAVQLVRKRGLFMQEAVPLGEGSMAAILGSERQLVVEICEKAQVEFGSVQAVNFNCPGQIVIAGKTLAVEKATEMLKAAGAKRAVILPVSAPFHSTLMKPAAEKLAVELSKITINDASIPVVANINGQAITNKQEIEVSLVKQADHPVEWEDCVAEIINFGATTFVEVGPGKVLSSFTKKIAKEIDNLNVEDSNSLEKTLDYFKEVR; encoded by the coding sequence ATGAAAAAAATAGCTTTTGTTTTTCCTGGTCAAGGATCACAGTCTATAGGTATGGGAAAAGAGTTATATGAGCGTTTTCCTGTAGCCAAAGCAGTATTTGATGCAGCAGATGAAGCATTAGGTTTTTCTATTACTAATATGTGTTTTAATGGTCCTGAAGATGAATTGCGAAAAACCGTTAATACACAACCAGCAATACTAACTGTTAGTATTGCACTATATCAAGTATTAAAAGAAAATGGTCTTACCCCTAACATTGTAGCTGGTCATAGTTTAGGCGAATATTCAGCTTTGGTAGCAGCTGGTGCATTGTCTTTTAGCGATGCTGTCCAACTAGTCCGCAAGCGTGGATTATTCATGCAAGAAGCAGTGCCGCTAGGTGAAGGCAGTATGGCTGCTATATTAGGCAGTGAACGTCAATTGGTTGTTGAGATTTGTGAGAAAGCGCAAGTAGAGTTCGGTTCTGTACAAGCTGTAAATTTTAATTGTCCTGGTCAAATTGTTATTGCAGGAAAAACATTAGCAGTTGAAAAAGCTACCGAAATGCTTAAGGCAGCTGGGGCTAAGCGCGCAGTAATATTACCAGTTAGTGCTCCATTCCATAGCACGTTAATGAAACCTGCTGCTGAAAAATTAGCTGTTGAATTGAGTAAAATAACGATCAATGATGCTAGCATACCAGTTGTTGCTAACATTAATGGTCAAGCAATTACCAATAAACAAGAAATTGAAGTTTCTTTAGTAAAACAAGCGGATCACCCCGTAGAATGGGAAGATTGTGTTGCCGAAATTATAAACTTTGGTGCTACTACTTTTGTAGAAGTTGGTCCAGGTAAAGTACTATCATCTTTTACAAAGAAAATTGCTAAAGAAATTGACAATTTAAATGTGGAAGATAGTAATAGCTTAGAAAAAACCCTTGATTATTTCAAGGAGGTTCGTTAA
- a CDS encoding nitronate monooxygenase: MKLPELKIGNLVAKVPIIQGGMAIRISTARLAAAVGEAGGIGLIAASGMSFDELRKEIRLARSLTTGIIGINAMVAAREFAGLVKTAIEEGIDLVVAGAGFSRDMFGLGKESGTPIVPIVSSAKLARISESLGASAVIVEGKEAGGHLGTDKPLHFLLPDIKNAVKIPVIGAGGIINGRDIVDTLRLGADGVQMGTRFAASDESNAAPALKEFYLKAKHEDIVLINSPVGLPGRAIKNPFAEKIIGSTAPVPESCDACLKHCAKNFCIIKALIRAQQGDVETGLVFTGEYIHKIDEILPVKEIFNRLLAEVEVIN; encoded by the coding sequence TTGAAACTTCCAGAACTGAAAATAGGTAATTTAGTGGCAAAAGTGCCAATTATACAAGGTGGAATGGCAATTCGAATTTCCACTGCTCGTTTAGCGGCAGCCGTAGGTGAAGCTGGTGGTATTGGATTGATTGCTGCTTCTGGTATGAGCTTTGATGAATTGCGTAAAGAAATTCGCTTAGCGCGATCACTTACGACTGGAATTATTGGAATCAATGCAATGGTAGCAGCAAGGGAATTTGCCGGACTTGTAAAAACAGCAATAGAAGAAGGTATTGATTTAGTAGTTGCTGGTGCTGGATTCTCTCGTGATATGTTTGGTCTGGGGAAAGAATCGGGCACACCGATTGTGCCAATTGTTTCTTCTGCAAAATTAGCTAGAATTTCGGAATCACTTGGAGCTTCTGCCGTAATTGTAGAAGGTAAAGAAGCCGGTGGACATTTAGGTACTGATAAACCCTTACATTTTTTACTTCCTGATATTAAGAATGCAGTGAAAATTCCAGTGATTGGTGCTGGTGGTATTATTAACGGTAGGGATATTGTTGATACACTAAGACTCGGTGCTGATGGCGTGCAAATGGGAACTCGATTTGCAGCCAGTGATGAATCAAATGCTGCACCTGCCTTAAAAGAATTTTATTTAAAGGCTAAGCATGAAGATATTGTTTTAATTAATAGTCCAGTAGGACTACCTGGTCGTGCTATAAAAAATCCATTTGCTGAGAAAATTATTGGAAGTACTGCACCTGTTCCTGAAAGTTGTGATGCATGTTTAAAACATTGTGCAAAAAACTTTTGCATTATCAAAGCGTTAATTCGCGCTCAACAGGGTGATGTAGAAACTGGATTAGTATTTACTGGTGAGTACATTCATAAAATAGATGAAATACTACCTGTTAAAGAAATTTTCAATAGACTTCTTGCAGAGGTCGAGGTTATAAATTAA
- the fabK gene encoding enoyl-[acyl-carrier-protein] reductase FabK encodes MFKSKLCQLLNIKYPILQGGMAWVATSELAAAVSNAGGLGIIGAGHMPPDVLRSEIQKTKALTNKVFGVNIMLMSPFVKEVMQVVIDERVPVITTGAGNPGEYIPALKEIGSKVIPVVASVALAKRLERTGVDAIIAEGQESGGHVGEISTMSLIPQIVDAVEIPVIAAGGIADSRGVVAAMALGAQGVQIGTRFVASLECIAHANYKNAILKAKDRSTIVTGIATGHPVRVLTNKFTREYHAMEKNGSSPEELEQLGAGKLRIAAREGDVDYGSVMIGQIAGMITDIKSVEDIIQDIVKGIPNIVSGLSENV; translated from the coding sequence TTGTTTAAAAGTAAACTTTGTCAATTATTGAATATAAAATATCCCATATTACAGGGTGGTATGGCTTGGGTAGCTACATCTGAACTTGCAGCTGCTGTTTCAAATGCAGGTGGTCTAGGTATTATTGGAGCTGGCCATATGCCCCCAGATGTTCTTCGTTCAGAGATACAAAAAACAAAAGCTTTGACCAATAAGGTTTTTGGTGTTAATATCATGCTTATGTCTCCATTTGTAAAAGAAGTAATGCAAGTGGTTATTGATGAACGAGTTCCTGTCATTACAACAGGTGCTGGCAATCCTGGCGAGTACATACCCGCATTAAAGGAAATTGGCAGTAAAGTGATTCCTGTAGTAGCATCAGTAGCACTAGCCAAACGATTAGAACGAACTGGCGTTGATGCGATCATTGCTGAAGGTCAGGAAAGCGGTGGTCATGTTGGCGAAATTAGTACGATGTCTTTAATACCTCAAATTGTTGATGCTGTAGAAATACCTGTTATTGCCGCAGGTGGAATTGCTGACAGTCGTGGTGTAGTTGCAGCAATGGCCTTAGGGGCCCAAGGTGTGCAAATAGGTACACGTTTTGTTGCATCACTAGAGTGTATTGCTCATGCAAATTATAAAAATGCTATCTTAAAAGCAAAAGATCGATCAACCATCGTAACCGGAATTGCCACTGGGCATCCAGTACGGGTACTTACCAATAAATTTACTCGTGAATACCACGCAATGGAAAAAAACGGCTCATCTCCTGAAGAACTGGAGCAGCTGGGTGCAGGGAAGCTTCGCATTGCAGCCCGTGAAGGTGACGTAGATTATGGTTCTGTCATGATAGGGCAGATTGCAGGCATGATTACGGACATTAAATCTGTAGAAGATATTATTCAGGATATAGTTAAAGGTATACCAAACATAGTGTCTGGCTTATCTGAAAACGTTTAA
- a CDS encoding DUF177 domain-containing protein: MMIINVLQAKKTIGNRQTFEFITSAEKIAIEGETPWMDSTIKVEGELINNGRVIAVKGIISATAKHQCSCCLEDFTIDMEIPFSDNFQENSDEPADSEDDLAYYTGDEIDITDLIRESMILAEPLKIVCSNNCRGLCPHCGINLNTAQCNCQDKLIDPRLAVLQQLLK; the protein is encoded by the coding sequence ATGATGATAATTAATGTCTTACAAGCTAAAAAAACAATTGGTAACCGGCAAACATTTGAGTTTATCACTTCTGCTGAAAAAATAGCTATCGAGGGTGAGACTCCCTGGATGGATAGTACTATAAAAGTTGAAGGCGAATTGATAAATAATGGGCGAGTAATAGCTGTTAAAGGTATTATTTCTGCCACTGCTAAACATCAATGTAGTTGTTGTTTAGAGGATTTCACTATTGATATGGAAATTCCTTTCTCCGATAATTTTCAGGAAAATAGTGATGAACCAGCTGATAGTGAAGATGATTTAGCTTATTATACTGGTGATGAAATTGACATTACTGATTTAATTCGTGAAAGTATGATCTTAGCTGAGCCTTTGAAGATCGTATGTAGTAATAATTGCCGTGGATTATGTCCTCACTGTGGTATTAATCTTAATACTGCTCAATGTAATTGTCAGGACAAGCTAATTGATCCAAGGCTTGCAGTATTGCAACAGCTTTTAAAGTGA
- the rpmF gene encoding 50S ribosomal protein L32 — translation MAVPKRKMSKARRDKRRANWKLTVPGFVACPQCHELKMPHRVCPDCGHYNGKVVIKAKAE, via the coding sequence ATGGCAGTACCTAAGCGTAAAATGTCCAAAGCCCGTCGTGATAAACGCCGTGCAAATTGGAAATTAACCGTTCCTGGCTTTGTAGCATGTCCACAATGTCACGAATTGAAAATGCCTCATAGAGTATGTCCTGATTGTGGTCATTACAATGGTAAGGTAGTTATAAAAGCAAAAGCAGAATAA
- the fabG gene encoding 3-oxoacyl-[acyl-carrier-protein] reductase → MHLDGKVAIITGASRGIGRSVAIQLAKVGAKVVINYAGNTAAAEEVKNIIVAAGGQAIVCQADVGNMEAVDAMIKETIDTFGKVDILVNNAGITRDNLLMRMKEDDWDAVMNINLKGVFACTKIVSRIMMKQKSGKIINMTSVVGLMGNAGQANYAAAKAGVIGFTKSMAKELASRGITVNAIAPGFINTDMTAVLSEQVKEGLTEKIPVGRLGNPEDVAAAVVFLASDSANYITGQTLNVDGGMVM, encoded by the coding sequence ATGCATTTAGATGGTAAAGTTGCAATTATTACTGGCGCTTCAAGAGGGATTGGTCGTTCCGTAGCAATCCAATTAGCCAAAGTCGGAGCTAAAGTAGTAATTAACTATGCTGGTAACACAGCCGCAGCTGAAGAGGTTAAGAATATAATTGTGGCTGCTGGTGGTCAAGCTATTGTTTGCCAAGCAGATGTTGGCAATATGGAAGCTGTAGATGCAATGATTAAAGAAACAATTGATACTTTCGGCAAAGTTGATATTTTAGTCAATAATGCGGGAATTACTCGTGATAACCTTTTAATGCGTATGAAGGAAGACGACTGGGATGCCGTCATGAATATTAATTTAAAAGGTGTCTTCGCTTGCACTAAGATAGTTTCTCGTATTATGATGAAGCAAAAATCTGGCAAAATTATCAACATGACTTCTGTTGTAGGTTTAATGGGAAATGCTGGTCAAGCAAATTATGCAGCGGCTAAAGCAGGCGTTATCGGATTCACTAAATCTATGGCCAAAGAATTGGCATCTAGAGGAATTACAGTTAATGCAATTGCTCCAGGATTTATTAACACCGATATGACTGCCGTTTTATCTGAGCAAGTAAAAGAAGGTTTAACGGAAAAAATACCTGTAGGAAGATTAGGCAATCCTGAAGATGTTGCAGCTGCTGTAGTATTCTTAGCTTCTGACTCGGCAAACTATATTACGGGTCAAACTTTGAATGTCGATGGTGGTATGGTAATGTAA
- a CDS encoding acyl carrier protein, with amino-acid sequence MTTFDKVKQISVEQLGVDEADVTMDSTFIDDLGADSLDIVELIMAFEEEFNIEIPDEIAEKIKAVKDAVDYIEKEKQG; translated from the coding sequence GTGACAACATTTGACAAAGTAAAACAAATATCAGTAGAACAACTTGGAGTTGATGAAGCTGATGTTACTATGGACTCTACGTTTATTGATGATTTGGGTGCTGACTCTCTTGATATCGTTGAGTTAATTATGGCATTTGAAGAGGAATTCAACATTGAAATTCCTGATGAAATAGCTGAAAAAATTAAAGCTGTAAAAGACGCTGTAGACTACATAGAGAAAGAAAAACAAGGTTAA
- the fapR gene encoding transcription factor FapR — protein sequence MMARIHKKLRQEMLKEKIESNPFLTDGELAAILNVSIQTLRLDRLELGIPELRERTKQMAENAQDKLKAIASSEMIGELIDLELDKQGISILHITPEMVFEKTQIARGHYVFSQANSLALAVIDAPTALTGVANVKYKMPIHVGEKLIAKAEVIRKRGNKSFIWVKTRNEKQEVFRAKFIMVSLEP from the coding sequence ATGATGGCGCGAATTCATAAGAAACTACGACAAGAAATGCTCAAAGAAAAAATAGAATCTAATCCTTTTCTTACTGATGGAGAGTTAGCAGCAATACTAAACGTGAGTATTCAAACATTACGTTTAGATCGTTTAGAATTAGGAATACCCGAGTTACGGGAACGCACAAAGCAAATGGCAGAAAATGCGCAAGATAAATTGAAAGCAATTGCCAGCAGTGAAATGATTGGTGAGTTAATCGATTTAGAATTAGATAAGCAAGGAATCTCAATCTTACATATTACGCCTGAAATGGTTTTTGAGAAAACACAAATTGCTCGTGGGCACTATGTTTTCTCACAAGCAAATTCTTTAGCCCTTGCCGTTATAGATGCTCCAACAGCATTGACTGGTGTAGCAAATGTTAAGTATAAAATGCCAATTCATGTTGGTGAAAAATTAATTGCCAAAGCGGAAGTAATACGAAAAAGAGGAAATAAATCCTTCATTTGGGTTAAAACTAGAAACGAAAAACAAGAAGTGTTTCGCGCTAAATTTATTATGGTATCATTAGAACCATGA
- a CDS encoding beta-ketoacyl-ACP synthase III, which produces MQVKNKGVGIIGVGSYVPEKTLTNKDLESIVETSDEWIVSRTGIKERHIVAPGVATSDLAAYAAERALLDAGVSADEIDLIIVATATPDMLFPSTACLVQDKIKASKAAAFDLSAGCSGFAYGLVTGSQFIQTGLYNKILVIGAETLSTILDWNDRNTCVLFGDGAGAVVLGEVPAGYGILGIDLGADGSGGEFLKIPAGGSRLPATSESVSQRLHYLQMSGNDVFKFAVKVMGESAVKALDNSGLSSADVDCLIPHQANIRIIQSAAKRLKLPMEKVIVNVDKYGNTSAASIPIALNEALQDNKLKNDDVVVFVGFGAGLTWASCVIKWYKEDKTVV; this is translated from the coding sequence GTGCAAGTGAAGAATAAAGGTGTAGGTATTATTGGTGTTGGTAGCTATGTTCCCGAAAAAACACTGACTAACAAGGATTTAGAGAGTATTGTAGAAACATCCGATGAATGGATTGTTAGTCGAACAGGAATAAAAGAACGTCATATCGTCGCACCAGGTGTTGCTACATCAGACTTAGCAGCCTATGCGGCTGAAAGGGCATTATTAGATGCTGGGGTATCCGCAGATGAAATTGATTTAATTATTGTTGCTACAGCTACTCCTGATATGCTATTTCCCTCTACTGCATGTCTAGTGCAAGATAAAATCAAGGCTAGTAAAGCTGCTGCATTTGATTTATCTGCAGGATGCTCTGGTTTCGCATATGGTCTAGTGACTGGTAGTCAATTTATTCAGACTGGGCTATATAATAAGATTCTGGTTATTGGTGCAGAAACTCTTTCTACAATTCTTGACTGGAACGACCGTAATACTTGTGTGTTATTTGGTGATGGTGCCGGCGCCGTTGTTTTAGGTGAAGTACCAGCAGGGTATGGTATTTTAGGTATTGATCTTGGTGCTGATGGTTCAGGTGGAGAATTTTTGAAAATACCAGCTGGTGGTTCAAGATTACCAGCAACAAGTGAAAGCGTTAGCCAGCGACTACATTATCTGCAAATGAGTGGTAATGATGTCTTTAAGTTTGCAGTTAAAGTCATGGGGGAATCTGCAGTAAAAGCCTTAGATAATTCTGGATTGTCGTCTGCTGATGTAGATTGTTTAATTCCTCATCAAGCGAACATACGAATTATTCAATCTGCTGCAAAACGTTTAAAATTGCCAATGGAGAAAGTAATAGTAAATGTTGATAAGTATGGAAATACTTCTGCTGCCTCTATTCCTATTGCTTTAAATGAGGCATTGCAGGATAATAAGCTTAAGAATGATGATGTAGTCGTATTTGTCGGCTTTGGTGCTGGACTTACGTGGGCATCTTGTGTCATAAAATGGTACAAGGAGGATAAAACAGTTGTTTAA
- the plsX gene encoding phosphate acyltransferase PlsX, translating to MKVAVDAMGSDYAPEEIVLGAIQAANEYQCEIVLVGDQTKIQEVLDKVNNWDSQRISIHHASETIEMHEHPGAAVRKKKDASIVVATRLVKEGLCNAVVSAGSTGAAVAAALFGLGRIPGVERPTIATPIPNLTGTTVLLDSGANVDGKPKHLVQSAIMGSIYAQYILDIKTPRVGLLNIGEEETKGNEQALATYPLLKQLQTVNFIGNVEGRDIPKGTVDVVVCDGFVGNVVLKFGEGLSSVIMQLIKETIKNSGILTKLASLMIIPALKNLKQKLNYAEYGGAPLLGVNGCFIICHGSSKAKAIKNAIRVANEFTQNKVVEHIGENIAQEGVVTSASEE from the coding sequence ATGAAAGTTGCCGTTGATGCCATGGGTAGCGATTATGCACCAGAAGAAATCGTATTAGGAGCAATACAAGCTGCTAACGAGTATCAATGCGAAATTGTTTTAGTTGGAGATCAAACTAAAATCCAAGAAGTATTAGATAAAGTAAATAATTGGGATAGTCAGAGAATTAGCATTCATCATGCCAGCGAAACAATTGAAATGCATGAACATCCAGGAGCAGCTGTTCGCAAGAAAAAAGATGCCTCTATTGTTGTGGCTACACGTTTAGTAAAAGAAGGACTTTGTAATGCCGTTGTATCTGCAGGTAGTACTGGTGCCGCTGTAGCTGCTGCTTTATTTGGTCTTGGTCGTATTCCAGGCGTTGAGCGTCCAACGATTGCTACCCCGATTCCTAATCTCACTGGAACGACTGTTTTATTAGATTCTGGTGCAAACGTAGATGGTAAACCGAAACATTTAGTACAGAGTGCAATTATGGGATCTATTTATGCACAATATATTTTGGATATAAAAACTCCTCGTGTGGGTTTGTTAAATATAGGTGAAGAAGAGACAAAGGGAAATGAGCAAGCCTTGGCTACCTATCCCTTGCTAAAACAATTACAAACCGTTAACTTCATTGGTAATGTGGAAGGCCGAGATATTCCGAAGGGTACAGTTGATGTTGTCGTTTGTGATGGTTTTGTCGGTAATGTAGTGTTAAAATTCGGCGAAGGTCTAAGCAGTGTTATCATGCAATTGATAAAAGAGACTATTAAAAATAGCGGTATTTTAACCAAATTAGCATCGTTAATGATTATACCTGCATTAAAAAACTTAAAACAGAAACTTAATTATGCGGAATATGGTGGAGCACCGCTCTTAGGAGTTAATGGATGTTTTATTATTTGTCACGGCAGTTCTAAAGCAAAAGCTATTAAAAATGCCATCCGCGTCGCTAATGAATTTACACAAAACAAAGTTGTTGAACATATAGGCGAAAATATTGCACAGGAAGGAGTTGTTACTAGTGCAAGTGAAGAATAA